Proteins encoded in a region of the Lepisosteus oculatus isolate fLepOcu1 chromosome 23, fLepOcu1.hap2, whole genome shotgun sequence genome:
- the LOC138224900 gene encoding platelet endothelial aggregation receptor 1: MPIPGINFRNPDGNISTGVGGPCPRGHFCPAGTSLPLPCPLGSFSDRSVFCTHGNELCMSRNENTSLLVLSFGRSDNVAPSPLSLSVSLCSWDSLHVSAQSGCSPCPPGQFCDVEGLVQPSGLCREGFYCPRGAISPIGSGGGGRPCPAAHYCPAGSAQPLPCSAGTYANLTGRARCSRCRAGYFCPERTSTYSSFPCPPGFYCPDGTRYATEFPCPRGYYNPEPMTQSVDSCLPCPPGHYCEKERLTAVSGKCKAGWFCVSAAWNSQPFDLDNYTNANCLCPATSTGGKCQEGYYCPEGSSEPLLCPPGSFCNTSGLSEPTGLCFPGYYCTGGATHPKPTDGLTGNICPPGTYCGVGAGEPALCPPGTFSSVAGLPGERNCQLCQEGFYCEDAGLEAPSGPCTEGYWCPPGQTARTALPCPTGHYCPEGSPAPVVCPSGHYQPLEKQATCEPCEPGYYCDGRDALLNASNPSPCPKGHYCPQGTRSSTQYACPVGTFNPRELLEDVRGCLKCKPGKFCSFTGLSAPSGDCHAGFWCKAGAQTAVPIDGQSGMPCPPGHYCPAGAPSPVPCPLGSWSNSTGLKSREECQGCPGGSYCASAGLTAPTAPCSAGFYCAQGATLPSPTDGTTGGLCPEKHYCPKGSAEPVPCQQGTYMTATQATKCWPCPSGSYCMTGGEPLMCPPGFSHSYCRL, from the exons ATGCCTATTCCCG GAATCAACTTCAGGAACCCCGATGGGAACATCAGCACGGGCGTGGGGGGGCCCTGTCCTCGAGGGCACTTCTGCCCTGCTGGCACCAGCCTGCCCCTGCCCTGTCCGCTGGGGTCCTTCTCTGACAG ATCGGTGTTTTGCACGCACGGAAATGAGCTCTGCATGTCCAGAAATGAGAATACAAGCCTACTGGTGCTTTCGTTTGGGAGGAGTGATAATGTggccccctcccccctctctctctctgtctccctctgttcCTGGGACAGCCTCCATGTGTCTGCGCAGTCGGGCTGCAGTCCCTGCCCCCCAGGGCAGTTCTGTGACGTGGAGGGGCTGGTCCAGCCTTCAGGACTGTGTAGAGAGGGCTTCTACTGCCCCAGAGGGGCTATCTCACCCATCG GATCTGGAGGAGGAGGCCGGCCTTGCCCCGCTGCCCACTACTGCCCCGCAGGCAGTGCCCAGCCCCTGCCCTGCTCGGCGGGCACCTACGCCAACCTGACCGGCCGGGCCCGGTGTTCCCGCTGCAGGGCGGGGTACTTCTGCCCAGAGAGGACCAGCACGTACAGCTCCTTCCCCTGCCCCCCCGGCTTCTACTGCCCCGATG GCACCAGGTATGCCACTGAGTTTCCCTGCCCCAGGGGCTACTACAACCCAGAGCCCATGACCCAGAGCGTGGACAGCTGCCTGCCCTGCCCTCCTGGCCATTACTGTGAGAAGGAGAGGCTCACTGCTGTGTCAGGAAAATGCAAAGCTG GTTGGTTCTGTGTGTCTGCTGCTTGGAACTCCCAGCCCTTCGACTTGGACAACTACACTAATGCCAACTGCCTGTGCCCAGCCACCTCCACGGGAGGAAAGTGCCAGGAAGGGTACTACTGTCCCGAGGGGAGCTCTGAACCCCTGCTCTGCCCTCCTGGCTCCTTCTGCAACACGTCAG GGCTGTCTGAGCCCACGGGGCTGTGCTTTCCTGGCTACTACTGCACTGGAGGAGCCACTCATCCCAAACCGACAGATGGACTCACAGGCAACATCTGCCCACCTGGAACGTACTGTG GCGTTGGCGCGGGGGAGCCTGCGCTGTGCCCTCCAGGAACTTTCTCCAGCGTGGCCGGCCTGCCCGGGGAGAGGAACTGCCAGCTGTGCCAAGAGGGCTTCTACTGCGAGGACGCAGGCCTGGAGGCTCCTAGTGGCCCTTGCACTGAAG GGTACTGGTGTCCCCCTGGACAAACAGCGAGGACAGCTCTGCCCTGTCCCACAGGCCATTACTGTCCAGAGGGCAGTCCTGCTCCTGTTGTCTGCCCCTCTGGTCACTACCAGCCCCTGGAGAAGCAGGCCACATGTGAACCCTGTGAACCAG GTTATTACTGTGATGGGAGAGATGCCCTCTTGAATGCCTCCAATCCCTCCCCCTGCCCAAAGGGACACTACTGTCCCCAGGGAACACGCTCCTCCACCCAGTACGCCTGTCCAGTGGGCACGTTCAACCCCAGAGAGCTCCTGGAGGATGTGCGCGGGTGTCTCAAGTGTAAGCCTGGAAAGTTCTGCTCATTTACAGGACTGTCAGCGCCCTCAG GAGACTGCCACGCGGGGTTCTGGTGCAAAGCAGGGGCCCAGACAGCCGTCCCCATCGATGGCCAGTCGGGCATGCCTTGTCCTCCTGGACATTACTGTCCCGCAG GAGCGCCGTCTCCTGTCCCCTGTCCGCTTGGCTCCTGGTCTAACAGCACTGGTCTTAAAAGCCGGGAGGAATGTCAGGGCTGCCCAGGAGGCTCCTACTGTGCCTCAGCTGGGCTCACTGCCCCCACTGCACCATGCTCTGCAGG GTTTTACTGTGCTCAGGGAGCCACTCTGCCCTCCCCTACGGATGGCACCACTGGGGGACTCTGCccagagaagcactactgtccCAAGGGCTCGGCTGAGCCCGTGCCGTGTCAGCAGGGGACCTACATGACAGCGACACAGGCGACTAAGTGCTGGCCGTGTCCTTCTGGCAGCTACTGCATGACAGGCGGAGAACCGCTTATGTGTCCTCCAG GCTTTTCTCACAGCTACTGTAGGCTATGA
- the LOC138224898 gene encoding cuticle collagen 1-like yields MCSMDVMFKATFAELVFCSTVCKCTISSELPDGPCADKIRDGGSPDWLKNSFQVNTSGQTMPNTLRTPQNTTKHCTNFTGDICPKGFYCPEGSPTPVPCDLGWFCDRSGLSAPAGPCSAGFYCPRGASVPHPTSCPPGHYCPQGAPNPLSCQPGTLRPVSGGATPADCHPCPAGHYCGQSGLAFPSGPCAPGYYCPGGQVTARPVTHTCTPGHFCPEGSPGERSCAPGTYEPSQAQQECKVCPAGFYCPSEGGYLCASHVDAYIVFFFFFQE; encoded by the exons ATGTGTTCCATGGATGTCATGTTCAAAGCTACCTTTGCTGAGCTGGTCTTCTGCAGCACTGTCTGCAAGTGCACCATTTCCTCTGAGCTGCCAG ACGGTCCCTGCGCAGACAAGATCAGGGATGGGGGTTCACCTGACTGGTTGAAAAACAGTTTCCAGGTCAATACCTCAGGCCAGACCATGCCTAACACTTTGAGAACACCGCAGAACACAACTAAGCACTGCACTAATTTCACGGGAGACATCTGTCCCAAAG GTTTCTACTGTCCAGAGGGCTCCCCCACCCCCGTGCCCTGCGACCTGGGCTGGTTCTGTGATCGGAGCGGCCTCTCTGCTCCAGCTGGGCCTTGCTCAGCGGGATTCTACTGCCCCAGAGGAGCGTCAGTGCCCCATCCCACTTCCTGCCCCCCAGGACATTACTGCCCCCAGGGCGCCCCAAACCCCTTGTCCTGCCAGCCCGGGACACTGAGAC CTGTTTCTGGTGGAGCTACACCAGCAGACTGCCACCCCTGCCCAGCTGGGCATTACTGTGGGCAGAGTGGACTGGCATTCCCAAGCGGCCCATGTGCCCCTGGGTACTACTGTCCAGGTGGGCAAGTCACTGCCAGGCCGGtgacacacacctgcacacctGGTCACTTCTGCCCGGAG GGCAGCCCCGGCGAGAGGAGCTGTGCTCCAGGCACCTACGAGCCCAGCCAGGCTCAGCAGGAGTGTAAAGTCTGCCCCGCTGGCTTCTACTGCCCGAGCGAGGGTGGGTATCTCTGCGCCAGCCATGTGG ACGCCTAcatcgtcttcttcttcttctttcagGAGTGA
- the LOC138224899 gene encoding signal peptide, CUB and EGF-like domain-containing protein 3, with amino-acid sequence MLFFCPGNTSSYAGHECAPGHYCPAGTSSQNQYPCPPGTHNLLTQRRSLQDCLPCPPGLFCASSGLREASGPCAAGHYCQAGAVTPFPQDGLTGDICPRGHYCPQGSGVPQACPAGHYSNTTRNAALSLCLLCPAGFSCEASGLSAPSQPCREGYYCPPGQLSSSPVSFTCSAGHMCPQGSASQTPCPPGTYQDHPGQAMCNLCPAGFYCAGALHPETGVLSGVLSPVPCPKGHYCPAGVAAGVEFPCPAGTFSGQAGLARASECVPCPRGKYCSSAGLTAPTGDCMPG; translated from the exons ATGCT GTTCTTCTGCCCTGGCAACACGTCCTCCTACGCCGGTCATGAATGTGCTCCAGGGCACTACTGCCCGGCAGGAACCAGCTCCCAGAACCAGTACCCCTGTCCACCTGGCACACACAACCTGCTGACCCAGAGACGCAGTCTGCAGGACTGTCTGCCCTGCCCACCAG GTTTATTCTGTGCCTCCTCAGGCCTGAGAGAGGCCAGTGGCCCGTGTGCCGCAGGGCACTACTGCCAGGCTGGGGCAGTGACCCCCTTTCCTCAGGATGGCCTGACAGGTGATATCTGCCCCAGAGGTCACTACTGCCCCCAGGGGTCTGGGGTCCCACAGGCTTGTCCAGCTGGTCACTACAGCAACACCACCAGGAAcgcagctctctctctctgcctgctgTGCCCTGCAG GATTCTCCTGTGAGGCCTCAGGACTGTCTGCCCCGTCTCAGCCCTGCAGGGAAGGTTATTACTGTCCCCCTGGACAGCTGTCCAGCAGCCCCGTCTCCTTCACATGCTCGGCTGGACACATGTGCCCCCAGGGCAGTGCCTCCCAGACTCCCTGTCCCCCAGGAACCTACCAGGACCATCCTGGGCAG GCAATGTGCAATCTCTGTCCTGCCGGCTTTTACTGCGCGGGCGCCCTGCACCCCGAGACTGGGGTCCTCAGTGGGGTGCTGTCTCCAGTTCCCTGCCCCAAAGGACACTACTGTCCAGCAG GTGTGGCAGCTGGTGTGGAGTTCCCCTGCCCAGCCGGCACTTTCAGTGGCCAGGCCGGCCTCGCCCGTGCCAGCGAGTGCGTGCCCTGCCCACGGGGGAAATACTGCAGTTCAGCTGGTCTGACTGCACCTACGGGAGACTGTATGCCTGGGTAA